From Lewinellaceae bacterium:
GCAGCGCCGGGCCGGTGTCCGATAACCCCTTGCTGTTCCTTTTCCTGACCATCGGGCTAGGTATTTTTGGAGGCTTGCTGTACATCCTGCCGAAATTCCAGGCCCTTCCCGGCATCAAAAACAATCAAATCTACCACGACTCCATGACGCGCGGCCTGAAACTGGGCTGGCGCGGCTTTTTCCTGGGCGCGGCGGTGGCCGGCCTGCTGCTCTACGGCGTCTACTACATGAATGACAAGTACTTCTGGCCGGCGGTGACGGCCGTTGTCGCCTTGCTCATCACCGCTCTGGTGTTTTTCTACCAAAACCAGGCTAAGCGCACCCCTGCCCGCTCCGCTTCTCCGCAGGTGACCGGCTGGTTGGGGATACTGACGGGCGTATACCTCATCGGGTTTTACATCCTTTTGTACTGGGTGCCTCAGCACATCACCGGCTGGATTTTAATGGTTGACCCGGTGAGCCGGGCCCTCAACGGAGGCGAGGCGAGCCAATGGTTCCTGTACGGGCTGCTGTACACCCTGGTCATTTTGGTCATGGGAGTACGCATGCTCACCAAGTACATGCACAACCGCTACCAGATCATTCGCACCTTTTCCGTGATGTTCTTCCAGGTGGCTTTTGCCTTCCTCATCCCGGAAATCCTGGTGCGGCTCAACCTGCCCTCCATGGACCTGAAGAACATCTGGCCGCTGAACTATACCTTTTTCTTCGACTGGAACCTCAACAACCTGATCAACAGCGGCGCCCTGGGCATTTTCATGCTCGTCTGGGGCATCGTGCTGGCAATCGTCGCGGTGCCGGCGATCACTTACTTCTACGGCAAGCGCTGGTACTGCTCCTGGGTGTGCGGCTGCGGCGGCCTGGCCGAGACGCTGGGCGACCCCTACCGGCAGTTGTCCGACAAGAGCCTGCGCGCCTGGCAGTACGAGCGCTGGATCATCCACGGGGTGCTGGTGTTTGCAGTGGTGATGACTGGATTGACACTTTACACTTACTTTTCCGGCGAAAAAACAGTGCTGAGCTTCAACAGCAACACGGTTCGCACCTGGTACGGCTTTATCATCGGCTCCGCTTTTGCCGGCGTGGTCGGCACCGGCTTTTATCCTTTGATGGGCAACCGGGTGTGGTGCCGTTTCGGCTGCCCGCTGGCGGCTTACCTGGGGTTGGTTCAACGCTTCAAGTCGCGGTTCCGCATCACCACCAACGGCGGGCAATGTATCTCCTGCGGCAATTGTTCTACTTATTGCGAAATGGGCATCGACGTGCGCTGGTACGCGCAGCGCGGGCAGGATGTGGTGCGGGCTTCCTGTGTGGGTTGCGGCGTGTGTGCGGCGGTGTGCCCGAGAGGGGTGCTGCGCTTAGAGAACAGCAGCATGGATGTGAAGGAGCGGGCGGAGGCGGTGAGGGCGCTGCATGTGTCGAAGGAGGGGGTGAGGTTGATGGGTTGAAACTACAAATCCTGCCATGCCTCATCTTCTTCGGGTGATAACCAGTCTTTAGCCAATACTTTTTCACTTGCGAAATGGGTTAATGTAGGTTCTTCAACCGAAGGCAGCTTTTCCTTTTGTATTACGTTGATCAGCTTTTGCTTTTCCTCAGACGAAAGCTGGCGAATTAATTCAGCGGCCGGTTTGAACCCGGGAAGAAGAACAACAATGCCCGAGATTGAAGTAGAAAAGGTAGTAGAAATAGCTTCCCAAAGGGAATTGGCGTGATCTATGTGGTAGATATTAAATGTGAACGGGGAGGATTAGTTTTTGAAAGGAGCTTGTTGAGGGGCGCATCTCCCCAAAGCTATTGAGGTAGCGGACCCGTCTTCGCGTACCCGATTGCTATCGGGGCGGCAGAAAAAGAAAAAAGGATGGAGCGGCAGTTCATGGGATTGATTTCGAACGGTGAATAGCCTCGAAAATAATGCAATCTAAAATGCAAAACCGCGGAACCGCAGAATTTAAAAGTTGGCAAACGCCTTGCCGCCGTAGTGGGGCTACCTTTACATTCAGCGTTCAACATTCTACATTTTAACTTAGAAATGCTATCCTACCGCCCATCCAGTTTTTGGGAATTCAAAATTTCAATATGTTCATTGCGGAGCGTACCGGCTTTCCGGCGGCTCAAAGTCAGCTAAGCCCTGCGGCTTTGCACGTTGTCGAGGTAAGCGCTGGCGCCGGGCTGAGACAGCAGGTTGCCGAGCATTTCCTTGGCGCGGAACAACTGAGCTTTGACGGTGCCGAGAGGAATGTCCAGCTCGGTGGCGATCTCTTCGTAGCTCAGTTCTTCGAAATAGCGCAGTTCGATCATCAGGCGGTATTTGCCGTTGAGGCGGCCGAGCACGTCGCGCATCAGCTGCACGCGCTGGTTGCGGATGATGATCTCTTCGGGATCCAGGCTAGAGGACCGCAGGTTGCCGGAATAGTCGCTGCTGCTTTCGCCGTCGATGGGCTCGTCGATAGAGAACATGTTGAGGCGCTTCTTGCGGATGTAGTCGATGCCGTTGTTGATGGCAATGCGGAACAACCAGGTGCTGAAGGCGTAACGCGGCACGTAGCTGTCGATCTTGGCGAAGGCCTTGCCAAAGGCTTCAATGGTCAGGTCTTCGGCATCTTCCCGGTTTTTGACCATCTTCAGCATCATGTGGAAGATGGGGTTGCGGTAACGCTCCAGGAGGATAGCGTAGGCCTTCTGAGAACCCTTGATGGCTTCCTTGACAATTGAGTAGTCGTCCAGCGCTCTGGCGGAGGTGATGTTGTTGTTGTGTACTGCTACTTCCATTTTTCCTTTGATTTAAAAAATAAGGCTGGCGCGAACACGAGGTAGGAAAAAGCGTAGAGTACATCGAGTAATGGAACCCACCTGATAAGAGAAGTGTCGTGTAGTTTTCTCATTATCAGCATGTACAGTGCAGAGGCTACCGCTATCCGTGCCAGATAGTTAAAAAATACGGTTAATTCCAGATTGTGAAAAAGGATCAAGGCGATACCACAGGCGTAGTGCCCGAAATGGCTGGCGGACAGCAGGCCGAGGGCGAACTGATGCACCAACCGGTACCGGGTACCCGTTGTTAAATGCCTTGACTTCTGGCGATAGTAGCCTCTCCAACTACTTTTTGGTTCTGAAAAGACGAATGCTTGAGGTGATAGGATCACCCGGGTGTTGGCTCGCGTAGCGACCTGGTTGACGAACAAATCGTCATCGCCGGATGCTATGTGAGCATGTGAATCGAAACCTCCGGACCCACGAAATAGAGATTTTCGATAACACAAGTTGCGCCCTACTCCCATGTAGGGAAATCCCATAAATGCAAAGGAAAGATATTGGATAGCAGAATAGACGGTCTCAAAGCGAATAAAGGCATTCAGAATGCCTTTCCCACGAAAATAAGGGCTGTACCCTAGTCCGATTTGCGCCCTATCCCGAATGAATGCTTGCATAAAATCGAGCCACTGGGGGCTCGCCGGGCGGCAATCGGCGTCGGATAATAAAAGTATTTCAAATTTTGCAGCTTCAATACCCTTGCTTAAAGCTGCTTTTTTCCCACAGAAAGAATTGACTTGTACGTCAATAAGGCGCAAGATGGGACTTTTTTTTTGAAAATCCAAGAGCACGTCCAAAGTTTTATCAGAAGAATTGTCATTTACGACGATCACTTCGTACTCTGGATAGTCCTGAGCCAGGAAATACGGGAGGTTTCGGCGTAAATTTTTTTCTTCGTTGCGCGCGCAAATTATTATGGAAACGGGTTCGGGCGGGCCGGTCGGGGGGGGGGGCTGCCGGTAAAAAGCCAGCCGGGAGAAAACGAACAGCCAGTAAAAAAGCTGTACAGCCGTGGCTGCCAGGAAAAGAAAAAGCAGTGCATTCTGGATCAAGGGGCTTTTTTGGCCAGCAAATTACCGGTTTTTTCCCAGATGGCCAGCCGCAGGGCGCGGAGCTTTTCCCGGTTGGCGCTCCGTTGGAACCGGAAATAGCGAAACACCCTCTTTTGGCGCTGAAAGAAAACCCAGGCAAAGAGGCCGAGCGGCAGCAGGGTGAGCAGATAGATCAGTGCGGTTTGCCAGTCATAGAGCCAGTAGATGAGCCGGTATTGCAGGTAATAGAAAAGCGGGAAGGCAATCAGGCCCGCCAGGATTTTCAGGGTGGAATTGTACTCGACGTCGAGTTTCATCCGGCGGGCAAGCCCTACCGGAAGGAAGGCCGGAAGGAAATTGTGGGCCAGCCCGTGGAGGAAAACGGGAAACAGGAGTACCAGGCCTGCAAAATGCAGCAACATGGGCCGGGGCGGGCGGGCCAGTGCCTGGTCGTCCGTGCGTTGTTCCTGCAGTTGGCTGAAATATTGTTCTACCTGCAAACGGAACTGCTCAAAATCCTGGGGCGACCGCTCCCGCCAGTCCGACAACTGCCCGATAAGGTATTGGGTGCGGGCAAAGTGCACGGGTTCTGTCACCGGCTTGCTGTTGCGCAACAAGGTTTCGAGGCGGGCAATCAAAAGATCCTCTTCTTCATCGCGGGTATGGATAACGAGGGAACGGAGGGTTTCTTCCAGGTCATCAGTCAGTTGCCGGGCGGCCTGAAACGTGTCTTTTTGATAGAGTGCCTGATAATCTTTTATCCAGATGGGTTCGCCGGCGTAAATGGTGAGCCGGCTGTGGAAACAATTGGAGGCCTCGTAGGTTAGCCCTACAGGCATAATGTTCAGGCCGAGTTCGAAGCCCTTTTCCGATTCCGCATTCAGGGCGATGCGGGCGGCGCCCGTCTTCAGCGGCCGCACCCGGCGCCCGATGAAACTGGTGCCTTCCGGGGCGATGTACAGGCAGCCTCCCCCGGCCAGGAAGGCGCTGGACTGACGGAAGGCGTTCTGGTTGTTGAGCGGGCGGCCGTTCACATCCTCGGGGCGTTCGACCGGTATGCAGAAAAAGGTGCTGAAAAACCACTTTTGGAAAGTGCCCTTGAAAAGGCCGGCGTTGGCGAGGAAATGCACGATCATGGGTACCCGAACGGCAGCGTGCAGTGGGTCCAGAAGGGTGTTGGGGTGGTTAGACACCAGGATAGTGGGCCGGTCGAAACGGAAGTTTTGCCGGTTGAGCACCGTTGTCTTCGGGTAGTACAACCACAAGCAGATGCGCGTCACCAGCTTCAGGAAATGATATATTATATAGAGTATCGGGTTCAAGGTCAGGCTTTAAAGTTGAGTAAAAAATCGCGAACGTCCTGGTCGAACTGTTCTCCTTCTTCAAAGTGGAATTGCACTTCCACCGGTATGGCGAAAACGGGAATCCGGTCTCCGACCAGGAACTGCCGGTGCAACTCCAGCCGCATAGCGTCCTTCTCGGTAGTGATGATGGCTTTTTTGTCGGATTCCAGCTGGTCGAATTTGGCTTTGAGCTGCCCCACGTCGTATTTGGTGAAGTAATGATGGTCTTCGTATTCTAAAATTCGGACACTATTGGCCTGCTGGTCCAGGTAGCTGACCAGGTAATCCGTATTGGCGATGGCGCTGATGAGCAGCACGTCCATCTCCGGGTTGAGCTCCAATACATAGCCAGGGTTGAAAATATAATAGGGTTTCCCGTAGCGGTAATAGGAAAAGTAAATCTTTTGATGAGGCAACGGCTTGATTTCCTCAATCATAGCTTCCTTTTGTTCCGGGCCCAGCTCCATCGGGCACTTGGAAACGACAATGATGTCGGCTCGCTCATAAGCCGAGCGCCACTCCCGCAGCCGGCCGGCCGGCAGCAGGTAATCGCGGGTGAAGGGCCGGCTGTGCTCGGTAAGCAAGATATTGAGGCCGGGCCGGACGGATCGGTGCTGAAAAGCATCGTCCAGCAATATGGCCTGGGTTTCGGGCCAGTCCCCCATGATCTTTGGGATCGCGAAAGTGCGGCTTTCCGAGA
This genomic window contains:
- a CDS encoding 1-acyl-sn-glycerol-3-phosphate acyltransferase, translated to MNPILYIIYHFLKLVTRICLWLYYPKTTVLNRQNFRFDRPTILVSNHPNTLLDPLHAAVRVPMIVHFLANAGLFKGTFQKWFFSTFFCIPVERPEDVNGRPLNNQNAFRQSSAFLAGGGCLYIAPEGTSFIGRRVRPLKTGAARIALNAESEKGFELGLNIMPVGLTYEASNCFHSRLTIYAGEPIWIKDYQALYQKDTFQAARQLTDDLEETLRSLVIHTRDEEEDLLIARLETLLRNSKPVTEPVHFARTQYLIGQLSDWRERSPQDFEQFRLQVEQYFSQLQEQRTDDQALARPPRPMLLHFAGLVLLFPVFLHGLAHNFLPAFLPVGLARRMKLDVEYNSTLKILAGLIAFPLFYYLQYRLIYWLYDWQTALIYLLTLLPLGLFAWVFFQRQKRVFRYFRFQRSANREKLRALRLAIWEKTGNLLAKKAP
- a CDS encoding sigma-70 family RNA polymerase sigma factor, which encodes MEVAVHNNNITSARALDDYSIVKEAIKGSQKAYAILLERYRNPIFHMMLKMVKNREDAEDLTIEAFGKAFAKIDSYVPRYAFSTWLFRIAINNGIDYIRKKRLNMFSIDEPIDGESSSDYSGNLRSSSLDPEEIIIRNQRVQLMRDVLGRLNGKYRLMIELRYFEELSYEEIATELDIPLGTVKAQLFRAKEMLGNLLSQPGASAYLDNVQSRRA
- a CDS encoding glycosyltransferase, whose amino-acid sequence is MIQNALLFLFLAATAVQLFYWLFVFSRLAFYRQPPPPTGPPEPVSIIICARNEEKNLRRNLPYFLAQDYPEYEVIVVNDNSSDKTLDVLLDFQKKSPILRLIDVQVNSFCGKKAALSKGIEAAKFEILLLSDADCRPASPQWLDFMQAFIRDRAQIGLGYSPYFRGKGILNAFIRFETVYSAIQYLSFAFMGFPYMGVGRNLCYRKSLFRGSGGFDSHAHIASGDDDLFVNQVATRANTRVILSPQAFVFSEPKSSWRGYYRQKSRHLTTGTRYRLVHQFALGLLSASHFGHYACGIALILFHNLELTVFFNYLARIAVASALYMLIMRKLHDTSLIRWVPLLDVLYAFSYLVFAPALFFKSKEKWK
- the lpxK gene encoding tetraacyldisaccharide 4'-kinase — translated: MIQRLLVQILLAPFSFLYGIGVGLRNAFYSRGLLKGVEFNVPVISVGNLSVGGAGKTPHIEYLIRLLKDYIEVATLSRGYRRKTKGFLVANARMNAEQVGDEPLQFKRKFPDILVAVSESRTFAIPKIMGDWPETQAILLDDAFQHRSVRPGLNILLTEHSRPFTRDYLLPAGRLREWRSAYERADIIVVSKCPMELGPEQKEAMIEEIKPLPHQKIYFSYYRYGKPYYIFNPGYVLELNPEMDVLLISAIANTDYLVSYLDQQANSVRILEYEDHHYFTKYDVGQLKAKFDQLESDKKAIITTEKDAMRLELHRQFLVGDRIPVFAIPVEVQFHFEEGEQFDQDVRDFLLNFKA
- a CDS encoding 4Fe-4S binding protein, whose translation is MGSWLFKDYTFLATKKSSAGPVSDNPLLFLFLTIGLGIFGGLLYILPKFQALPGIKNNQIYHDSMTRGLKLGWRGFFLGAAVAGLLLYGVYYMNDKYFWPAVTAVVALLITALVFFYQNQAKRTPARSASPQVTGWLGILTGVYLIGFYILLYWVPQHITGWILMVDPVSRALNGGEASQWFLYGLLYTLVILVMGVRMLTKYMHNRYQIIRTFSVMFFQVAFAFLIPEILVRLNLPSMDLKNIWPLNYTFFFDWNLNNLINSGALGIFMLVWGIVLAIVAVPAITYFYGKRWYCSWVCGCGGLAETLGDPYRQLSDKSLRAWQYERWIIHGVLVFAVVMTGLTLYTYFSGEKTVLSFNSNTVRTWYGFIIGSAFAGVVGTGFYPLMGNRVWCRFGCPLAAYLGLVQRFKSRFRITTNGGQCISCGNCSTYCEMGIDVRWYAQRGQDVVRASCVGCGVCAAVCPRGVLRLENSSMDVKERAEAVRALHVSKEGVRLMG